A part of Scyliorhinus canicula unplaced genomic scaffold, sScyCan1.1, whole genome shotgun sequence genomic DNA contains:
- the LOC119959314 gene encoding zinc finger protein 239-like — MHRRSHTGERPFTCSMCGKGFIQSSHLRTHQQVHIDEGLFNQSDCDNNSKSSEDLVKHQVVRTERQFSCSHCGKLFKRSQNLIEHERTHTGERPFTCSVCGKGFTRSSHLATHRLVHSDNRPFKCTECEKSYKTTSDLLIHQRVHNEERPFRCTVCGKGFTQLSGLQKHQRVHTGERSFTCSLCGKGFIYLTSLRSHQLVHSDKKPFKCSECEKSFKTTSVLLRHQRVHTGERPFTCSDCGKGFTRSSHLLTHQHTHTGERPFTFSECEKGFTWTTHLTQQQVDKCLQGLDSAVVAAVNHIQD, encoded by the coding sequence atgcatcgacgcagtcacactggagagaggccgttcacctgctccatgtgtggaaagggattcattcagtcatcccacctgcggactcaccagcaagttcacattgaTGAGGGGCTGTTTAACCAGTCAGACTGTGATAACAACTCTAAAAGCTCAGAGGACCTGGTCAAGCACCAGGTTGTTCGCACTGAGAGacagttcagctgctctcactgtgggaagcTATTCAAACGATCACAGAATCTCATTGAACAcgagcgcactcacactggggagagaccattcacctgctctgtgtgtgggaaaggattcacacgATCATCCCACCTCGCTACTcacagactggttcacagtgataaCAGACCTTTCAAATGTACTGAATGTGAGAAGAGTtataaaaccacaagtgatctgctgatacaccagcgagttcacaatgaGGAGAGGCCCTTCAGATgtacagtgtgtgggaagggatttactcagttatctggcctccagaaacaccagcgagttcacactggggagaggtcattcacctgctccttatgtggaaagggattcatttaTTTAACCAGCCTCAgatcacaccaacttgttcactcgGATAAGAAACCTTTCAAATGTTCTGaatgtgagaagagttttaaaaccacaagtgttttgctgagacaccagcgagttcacactggggagagaccgttcacctgctctgactgtgggaagggattcactcgctcatcccacctgctgacacaccagcacactcacaccggggaaagaccattcaccttctctgagtgtgagaagggatttacGTGGACAACTCATCTGACACAGCAACAGGTTGATAAATGTCTGCAGggtttggattctgctgttgttgctgctgttaatcacatccaggactga